TCCGGAGGCTTTCTTCATCAAACCGGAGGATACCACATTCGAGCTTCCTTTCGGGTTCCCGGTGATTGTGAAACCGAATTTCGGCGATTCAAGCTTCGGAATCACCCAGCGCAGTGTGGCTAACAACTTCGAGGAGCTCCTGAACGCCATCTCGGAGATTCGGGAGAAGTTCGGGTACGAGAAACCCATCCTGGTCGAGGAGTTCCTGATCGGGAAAGACCTGAGCGTGGGCATCATCGGCAACGCCCCTTCGTCGTACACCGTGCTTCCCATCACCGAGGAGGATTATTCCGAGGTGCCGGAAGACCTGCCCCGTATCTGCGGGTATGAGGCAAAATGGTCGCCGGATTCGCCTTATTGGAAGATCAAATCCATTCAGGCGGATATTCCCGATGAAACGGAGAAAAACATCGTCGAATGGTGCGCCAAACTGTACGACCGTCTTGAATGCCGCGACTATGCCCGTCTGGACTGGCGTCTGGACGGCGACGGAAACCCCAAGCTCCTCGAGGTGAACCCCAATCCCGGCTGGTGCTGGGACGGTCATCTGGCCAAGATGGCAAAGATCATGGGCATATCCTATTCCGACATGCTCCTTTCCATTCTGCAGGCCGCCGAACAGCGACTGGGAATCCAGACCGATTCGCGGGAGGAAGACCATTCAGGCAGCAATGGAAACGGCAACGGACGGAAACCCGAAACCGAAACCAGGCTGAATGGTATGACGGAAGAATTTGTGGCGATGTAACCCTCACCCCCTGCCCCCTCTCCCGCACGCGGGAGATGGGGGAGAGGAATAGAAATAGATGCCGAAACAAGTTCGGCATGACACGTGCTCTTCGACAAGCTCAGTGCTCGGTCAGCGGGCTCTGAGCCTGCCGAAGAGTCCGCTGCATCCTGAACTCGTAGCCGCTGCGCGGGAACGATAAAACCGTTTCAGGATCTAAATGTGCAATCACAATTAAACCTGACCGACTGCATGTCAAGGTTAGTTTCCTTTATCATCTTATGCTTCAATATGCTGCAAATTATATTCTCCTGCTAAATAATTCGCATTTTCCCCTTGACAAAATTCAAATTCCCTGCTTTATTATTTAATAAGCTAATTAATTCGCACATAATTTTTCCCTGGAGAATCCCTATGGCGCGCCGAAAAACCCGCACATTCACCGAAGTGGAACTGGAATTCATGCGTATCCTCTGGGACAGGGGCGAAGCCGCTCCCGAAGACATCCGCGACTCCCTTCTGGCAAACGGGCGCTCCCTCTCCGGCGGCTCCATCCGCAATGTGCTCGCCATCATGCAGGAAAAGGGGTATGTCGCCCGCCGCAAGGAGGGCAAAGCATTCCTTTATCGCGCGAAAATCCGTGAGGAACAGGCCCGCGAGGGCATGGCCCGCAATCTCCTGGAAAATGCCTTTGCCGGTTCTGAATCGCTCCTCGTGGCCTCGCTCCTGGAGCGTCGCGACATCCGCCCGGAAGAACTCGAAAAAATCGAGCTTCTTATTTCCGACCGCCGGAGGAGGGAAAAGTCATGAACGCCTTGAGTCTTCTCACATCGCTGGACAGCGCGGGATACACTGTCCTGCGCATACTCCTCTCCGTGCTCTGGCAGTCAACCATTGTGCTCGCGGCAGCAGGAGCGCTCACCTGGTTTCTCCGAAAGAGGGGGGACAAGGTGCGTCATATAATTTGGACCGGAGCGGTTTGTATTCTCCCCCTATTGCCGCTGCTCACCTGGGTTTCTACGCAACTCGGTTCCCCCCGTGCGGAGATTCAGGTTTTCCGGCCTTACACAGCTCCTGCGGCACAAATGAGAGACTTTTCTTCAAAATCGCCATTATCTTTTACTCAAGGACACAATCAGGACATAAAGGACGAAAATAATTCTCTGAGAATTGTCCCATCTGAAAATAGGCCGCTCACCCTATCGCTTCTCGATTATCCCTGGGCGCTGGGACTGGCCGGGTACCTGCTTCTTGTCTTTGCGCTTCTCTTCTTGATAGCTGTCGGGCGGCTCCGTATCAGGCGATGGATTCTCGATGGCGAGGCGATAATCGATCCCCGTGTGCTGGATACATTCCGGGAAGCGGGCGCGCTCCTGAGCCTCCGGCGGGAATACCCGGTCATCGAACAAAAAACCGTACTCGCGCCGGTCGCCTGCCGGGTTTTCCGCCCGGTCATCATCCTGCCGTCCGAATTCGCTACAGATCTCACCGATGCCGAGCTCCGGGCGGTGGCTTTCCATGAG
This is a stretch of genomic DNA from Candidatus Latescibacter sp.. It encodes these proteins:
- a CDS encoding BlaI/MecI/CopY family transcriptional regulator is translated as MARRKTRTFTEVELEFMRILWDRGEAAPEDIRDSLLANGRSLSGGSIRNVLAIMQEKGYVARRKEGKAFLYRAKIREEQAREGMARNLLENAFAGSESLLVASLLERRDIRPEELEKIELLISDRRRREKS